A window of Ignavibacteriales bacterium contains these coding sequences:
- a CDS encoding SGNH/GDSL hydrolase family protein, translating into MNKKKLLKLSIVNVLIILLLFLLLEITVRLLFPQIHLSGSSSALFKDSVYFNSAGLVPNSIGTSYGVKKEVNSNGFWKYNNSSPSIDKKKKWLFLGDSITMGIGVDNDSTFPGIINSEIDNVEILNSAMIGYSSLDYLNIVKKLIQKDGNVIGVQKIFIFWCLNDIYDFYPTSNSPDYREKGILGKVVKFLSANLKTWQLLKELFSDRQRDYFLYDYQFYEYSNPLFNKSIANIEKCASIARLNNIDISVIILPYEYQIRNFNKKELFLPQQLFQKKFESIGIKIYDILKDLKPYMNNSKSLYLFGDGIHFSEQGHKLISKILLTRFLN; encoded by the coding sequence AAATTATTAAAGCTCAGTATCGTTAATGTTCTAATCATTTTATTACTCTTTCTGCTTTTAGAGATTACTGTACGTTTATTATTTCCGCAAATTCATTTATCAGGTTCAAGTTCAGCTTTATTTAAAGACAGCGTTTATTTTAATTCCGCAGGATTAGTTCCAAATTCAATTGGTACAAGTTACGGTGTAAAAAAAGAAGTTAATTCCAATGGTTTCTGGAAATACAATAATTCATCACCATCAATCGATAAAAAAAAGAAATGGCTCTTTCTTGGTGATTCGATTACAATGGGAATAGGTGTTGATAATGATTCTACTTTTCCTGGAATAATTAATTCGGAAATAGATAATGTTGAGATTCTAAATTCCGCTATGATTGGGTACTCGAGCTTAGATTATTTAAATATTGTGAAGAAACTAATTCAAAAAGATGGTAATGTAATTGGAGTACAAAAAATATTTATTTTCTGGTGCTTAAATGATATTTATGATTTTTACCCAACATCTAATTCACCCGACTATCGCGAAAAAGGTATTTTAGGAAAAGTTGTTAAATTTTTAAGCGCCAACCTTAAAACATGGCAACTTCTTAAAGAACTATTTTCTGATAGACAAAGAGATTATTTTTTATACGATTATCAATTCTATGAATATTCAAATCCATTATTTAATAAATCAATAGCGAATATTGAGAAATGTGCATCTATTGCTCGATTAAATAATATTGATATTAGTGTTATTATTCTTCCATACGAATATCAAATTAGGAATTTTAACAAGAAAGAACTGTTCCTTCCGCAACAATTGTTTCAAAAGAAGTTTGAATCAATTGGTATTAAAATTTATGATATCTTGAAAGATCTCAAACCTTATATGAATAATTCTAAATCTTTATACCTTTTTGGCGATGGAATTCACTTTTCTGAACAAGGACATAAATTAATCTCCAAAATTTTGCTAACTCGATTCTTGAATTAG
- a CDS encoding TIGR00282 family metallophosphoesterase: MTINILFIGDIIGEPGLNIVQMLLPGLQKKYKTDVIIANGENASDGKGCTEKEAKLLFELGVNVITGGNHTWDKFQSQEYLKKDARVLRPQNYPKGTHGNGYYIFESGMGKVAVLNLQGRAYMAAIDCPFRTAEWVIARLKQETKVIIVDMHAEATAEKIALANFLDGKVSAVIGTHTHVQTSDERIFPNGTGFITDCGMTGPYDSVIGMKTDAAINRFLYQTPQKYQTATDNVHLTGLFLKVDSTTGKTVEIERIFLPEFDKTVVSN, encoded by the coding sequence ATGACCATAAACATACTTTTCATAGGCGATATTATTGGCGAACCTGGGCTTAACATTGTGCAAATGTTACTTCCCGGTCTCCAAAAAAAATATAAGACAGATGTTATCATTGCTAACGGTGAAAATGCTTCCGATGGTAAGGGATGCACAGAGAAAGAAGCCAAACTATTATTCGAACTTGGCGTTAATGTTATAACAGGCGGTAATCATACCTGGGATAAATTTCAATCGCAAGAATATTTGAAGAAAGATGCGCGGGTTCTCCGTCCGCAAAACTATCCAAAGGGAACTCACGGAAACGGTTATTATATTTTTGAAAGCGGAATGGGGAAAGTCGCTGTTCTTAATTTACAAGGCCGTGCTTACATGGCAGCGATTGACTGTCCTTTCCGTACAGCTGAATGGGTAATTGCAAGATTAAAACAAGAAACAAAAGTAATTATTGTTGATATGCACGCTGAAGCAACAGCCGAAAAAATTGCACTTGCAAATTTTCTTGATGGGAAAGTTTCTGCTGTAATAGGAACACACACTCACGTTCAAACATCAGATGAAAGAATTTTCCCGAACGGAACCGGTTTTATAACAGATTGCGGAATGACCGGACCTTATGATTCTGTAATTGGTATGAAGACCGACGCTGCGATCAACCGGTTTTTATATCAAACGCCGCAGAAATATCAGACAGCGACAGATAATGTTCATCTTACAGGATTATTTCTAAAAGTTGATTCAACAACCGGAAAAACAGTGGAGATTGAAAGAATTTTTCTTCCGGAATTTGATAAAACAGTTGTTAGCAATTAA
- the deoC gene encoding deoxyribose-phosphate aldolase: MSNLIEKVVSQVLIEKSLQDFYCAGGTCAGWERNVIDQPTAVKNIISNGAERIAASIGVGEHIDQEVARMIDHTLLKPDATPKEIKTLCEEARTYNFASVCINPSYVPMCKDLLSGSKVKVCTVIGFPLGATTTETKRFEAEQALKNGAQEIDMVINIGMLKQGENEYVFNDINQVVLAAKKYGAVCKVIIESAILTDEEKIKACILAKEAKADFVKTSTGFSKGGATAGDVALMKYVVGSSVGVKASGGIRTTEDAKLMIASGADRIGASASVKIVGGSTSAGAGY; encoded by the coding sequence ATGAGTAATTTAATCGAAAAAGTTGTCTCGCAAGTTTTAATTGAAAAATCCCTTCAGGATTTTTACTGTGCTGGAGGAACATGTGCCGGCTGGGAACGAAATGTAATTGATCAGCCGACTGCTGTAAAAAATATTATAAGCAATGGTGCTGAAAGAATTGCCGCCAGCATTGGAGTTGGTGAACATATTGATCAAGAAGTTGCGCGGATGATTGATCATACTTTATTAAAACCGGATGCTACTCCGAAAGAAATAAAAACACTCTGTGAAGAAGCAAGGACTTATAATTTTGCTTCGGTCTGCATCAATCCTTCTTATGTTCCGATGTGTAAAGATTTATTAAGCGGATCCAAAGTAAAAGTCTGTACTGTTATTGGATTTCCACTTGGGGCAACAACAACTGAGACAAAACGTTTTGAAGCAGAGCAAGCATTAAAAAACGGCGCTCAAGAAATTGATATGGTTATTAATATCGGGATGCTTAAGCAAGGTGAGAATGAATATGTATTTAATGATATCAATCAAGTTGTACTTGCTGCAAAAAAATACGGCGCTGTTTGTAAAGTGATCATAGAATCGGCAATACTAACCGACGAAGAAAAAATTAAAGCATGCATTCTTGCAAAAGAAGCAAAAGCGGATTTCGTAAAAACATCAACTGGGTTTAGTAAAGGTGGGGCAACTGCCGGCGATGTTGCATTAATGAAGTACGTAGTTGGTTCATCTGTCGGTGTAAAAGCCAGCGGCGGTATTAGAACTACGGAAGATGCAAAGTTGATGATCGCAAGCGGAGCCGATAGAATCGGTGCAAGTGCAAGTGTAAAAATTGTTGGCGGTTCAACTTCCGCAGGTGCTGGATATTAA
- the bshC gene encoding bacillithiol biosynthesis cysteine-adding enzyme BshC: MFINFSDIPAHQNLFLDYLDEFENVERFYGKNFRATEQYLPFFQQLSKKNRPNRLMISEILKAQYQNQKVSKHTEQNIQALASEKTIAVLTGQQLGILGGPLYTIYKCITAIKLCNHLKENYEGFNFVPVFWLEGDDHDYDEVRNFSILNNENQILNLKYDDGQLDEVNRGSIGGLKFSQNIENVINELAGSLRETEFKASLLDLIKSIYQPERTFLEAFRELMIRLFDEYGLIVFNPLDLEVRKLLTPVFSKEITEFGEHTGDIVERSAELEEVYHAQVKVKPINLFYIEEKERLSIEPTDTGEYRLKGKRKKFTKDELLSQLENSPEKFSPNVLLRPICQDYLFPTAFYIGGPGEISYFAQVSPLYKIYNIDEPFIYPRSSATIAEKGVQTILEKNNLTYTDIFSDEEELIQKILAASSEINLESLFLNSQEEINSSITHIADKLISIDKTLADLTSKSKQRIEETINYLKTKAVESEKRKYDSTIRQISKVRNVLYPNNNLQERELNWIYFANKYGMDIFKWIYNELAINKFEHQILEL, from the coding sequence ATGTTTATAAATTTTTCTGATATACCCGCCCATCAAAATCTTTTCCTTGATTATTTAGATGAATTTGAAAATGTAGAAAGATTTTACGGAAAAAATTTTAGGGCAACAGAACAATACCTTCCATTTTTTCAACAACTAAGCAAAAAGAATAGACCTAATCGTTTAATGATATCAGAAATACTTAAAGCTCAATATCAAAACCAGAAAGTTTCAAAACATACAGAACAAAACATTCAAGCACTCGCTTCTGAAAAAACCATTGCAGTACTCACCGGGCAGCAGCTTGGCATTTTAGGCGGACCGCTTTATACAATTTACAAATGTATAACAGCGATAAAACTTTGTAACCATTTAAAAGAAAATTATGAAGGGTTTAATTTTGTTCCGGTATTCTGGCTTGAAGGTGACGACCATGATTACGATGAGGTTAGAAATTTTTCAATATTAAATAACGAGAATCAAATATTAAATCTAAAATACGATGACGGTCAACTTGATGAAGTTAATCGCGGCTCAATTGGCGGATTGAAGTTCAGCCAAAATATAGAAAATGTAATTAACGAATTAGCCGGAAGTTTACGTGAGACAGAGTTCAAAGCATCATTGTTAGATTTAATTAAATCCATTTATCAACCGGAAAGAACTTTCTTAGAAGCATTCCGAGAATTAATGATACGGCTATTTGATGAATATGGATTAATCGTTTTTAATCCGCTCGACCTTGAAGTGCGAAAATTATTAACACCTGTCTTCTCAAAAGAGATAACTGAATTTGGAGAACATACAGGAGATATCGTAGAACGCAGTGCGGAACTGGAAGAAGTTTATCACGCACAAGTAAAAGTGAAACCGATTAATTTATTTTACATCGAGGAAAAAGAGCGTCTTTCAATTGAACCGACAGATACGGGAGAATACAGGCTTAAAGGTAAACGTAAAAAATTTACTAAGGATGAATTGCTCTCACAACTGGAAAACTCACCTGAAAAATTTAGTCCCAATGTTTTACTGCGCCCCATTTGCCAGGATTATCTCTTCCCAACAGCTTTTTATATTGGAGGTCCAGGTGAAATAAGTTATTTCGCGCAAGTATCGCCGCTTTATAAAATTTATAACATTGACGAACCATTTATTTATCCACGCTCTTCTGCGACTATTGCAGAAAAAGGTGTTCAGACAATCTTAGAGAAGAATAATCTTACCTACACAGATATTTTTTCTGACGAAGAAGAATTAATACAGAAAATTTTAGCTGCCTCATCGGAAATAAATCTCGAATCACTTTTTCTTAATTCTCAAGAAGAAATAAATTCTTCCATAACCCATATCGCTGATAAATTAATTTCAATTGATAAAACTCTTGCTGACCTAACCTCAAAATCGAAACAAAGAATTGAAGAAACGATAAACTACTTAAAAACAAAAGCCGTTGAATCTGAAAAAAGAAAATATGATTCAACGATCAGACAAATCAGTAAGGTTAGAAATGTTTTGTATCCTAATAATAACTTACAGGAGCGTGAGTTGAATTGGATTTATTTCGCGAATAAATATGGTATGGATATTTTTAAGTGGATCTATAACGAATTAGCAATCAATAAATTCGAACATCAAATATTAGAGTTGTAG
- a CDS encoding ABC-F family ATP-binding cassette domain-containing protein: MIDIKNLSIQFTGENLFENVNLKIAKHDKIALVGSNGTGKSTFLKLLNGIEIPESGLIIKQKGITIGYLPQDLIAFKGFTLFEEVKSAIPNIKALEEREIEIIDGLNLPGLLDDDREELLEELGEIHHKKDEIDFYSTDSRIEKVLDGLGFKKQDFPRKTDEFSGGWQMRIQLAQILLAENDLILLDEPTNHLDIDTLTWLEDFLQEFKGALILVSHDRHFVNSVTNKTLEVFEKKINFFPGNYGAYLNFKDEREIQLRAQQKTQEKKIKDVEKFIERFRYKSTKAKQVQSRIKQLEKLDSISISEEEKRIDIKFPEPPRSGVLPVELKNVSLSYGNLQVLQGVYLQIERGDKIAIVGPNGAGKTTLAKIIGSKLKTTSGELTYGHNTLVSYYEQEVADALNPEYDLIDTLEETNDKLSIGQLRSILGSFLFSGDDVFKKIKVLSGGEKSRVALANLLLTKCNLVILDEPTNHLDFSSKEILQRALIDFSGTLIIVSHDIDFLKSITTKVLEIRNRQVKLFVGGIEYYLQKRKEIADSERVEKLNIGQKTNRKDQKRAEAELRQQKFSLTKDLKAKLSQCEKKINKLEIEKKRLEEELTDRNIFDNPQLVKEKNLEYQNICLKLEPEYNLWTKLSHQIEKIENNFTT; this comes from the coding sequence ATGATTGATATAAAAAATCTTTCCATTCAATTCACAGGTGAAAATCTTTTTGAGAATGTAAACCTCAAGATTGCAAAACATGATAAGATTGCACTTGTCGGATCTAACGGAACAGGTAAATCTACTTTCCTAAAACTTCTTAATGGTATCGAAATACCCGAATCCGGTTTAATCATAAAACAGAAAGGGATTACAATCGGTTATCTTCCTCAGGATCTAATTGCATTTAAGGGATTTACACTTTTTGAAGAAGTTAAATCTGCAATTCCAAATATCAAAGCTCTTGAAGAACGGGAAATAGAAATTATTGACGGCTTAAACCTACCCGGACTTTTAGATGATGATAGAGAAGAATTATTGGAAGAGCTCGGAGAGATTCATCATAAGAAAGATGAGATTGATTTTTATTCTACTGATTCAAGAATTGAAAAAGTTCTTGATGGACTCGGATTTAAAAAACAAGATTTTCCACGGAAGACGGATGAATTTTCCGGGGGTTGGCAAATGCGCATTCAGCTTGCTCAGATACTTCTCGCTGAAAATGATTTGATACTTCTTGATGAGCCGACAAATCACTTAGATATTGATACACTTACCTGGCTCGAAGATTTTCTGCAAGAATTTAAAGGCGCATTGATTCTTGTATCGCATGATAGACATTTTGTTAATTCAGTTACTAATAAAACTCTTGAGGTATTTGAAAAGAAGATCAATTTTTTCCCGGGTAATTACGGAGCTTATTTAAATTTTAAAGATGAACGGGAGATTCAATTACGTGCTCAGCAAAAGACTCAAGAAAAGAAGATTAAGGATGTAGAAAAATTCATCGAACGGTTTAGATATAAATCCACTAAAGCAAAACAAGTCCAGAGTAGAATTAAGCAGTTGGAAAAATTAGATTCGATTTCAATTTCTGAAGAAGAAAAACGAATTGACATCAAATTTCCAGAGCCGCCAAGAAGCGGCGTTCTACCCGTTGAGCTTAAAAATGTTTCTTTATCTTACGGAAATCTTCAAGTATTACAAGGAGTGTATCTTCAAATAGAACGCGGTGATAAGATTGCAATTGTTGGACCAAACGGCGCCGGGAAAACAACTCTTGCAAAGATTATCGGCAGTAAATTAAAAACTACTAGCGGTGAATTAACATACGGACACAATACTTTAGTCTCTTACTACGAACAAGAAGTTGCTGACGCTCTTAATCCGGAATATGATCTCATTGATACACTCGAAGAAACAAACGATAAGTTAAGTATCGGTCAATTACGATCTATTCTCGGGTCATTCCTTTTTTCCGGTGATGATGTATTCAAGAAGATTAAAGTTCTTTCCGGAGGAGAAAAGAGCCGCGTTGCACTGGCAAATTTATTATTAACTAAATGTAATCTGGTAATTCTTGATGAACCAACTAACCACCTTGATTTTTCATCGAAAGAAATTTTGCAGCGTGCACTAATTGATTTTAGCGGTACACTTATTATAGTATCTCACGACATTGATTTTCTAAAATCAATTACTACTAAAGTTCTTGAGATTCGTAATAGACAGGTAAAATTATTCGTCGGCGGTATTGAATATTATCTACAAAAGAGAAAAGAGATTGCTGATTCTGAACGCGTTGAGAAATTAAATATCGGACAGAAAACAAACCGCAAAGATCAAAAGAGAGCCGAAGCTGAATTACGACAACAGAAATTTTCATTAACGAAAGATTTAAAAGCAAAACTATCCCAGTGCGAGAAAAAAATTAATAAATTAGAAATAGAGAAGAAAAGACTCGAAGAAGAACTGACCGACCGGAATATCTTTGACAATCCTCAACTTGTCAAAGAAAAAAATCTTGAGTATCAAAATATTTGTTTAAAACTGGAACCTGAATACAATCTTTGGACAAAATTAAGTCATCAGATAGAAAAAATTGAAAATAATTTTACGACCTAA
- the aroA gene encoding 3-phosphoshikimate 1-carboxyvinyltransferase: MIQKFENINSIKGELFLRGDKSISHRAVMFAAMADGISVIRNCSGSEDVRSTINCFEKLGCKSEITGDQIKVIGKGFKGFTKPNSELYAGNSGTTARLISGILSAQNFESVITGDESLSQRPMKRIVDPLRLMGADISANENGTLPIIIKRSLIKPINHRLQIASAQVKSAMILCAIHLDEESVFIEQTPTRNHTEKLLDLKTKITNEGTKIYASRNNYPKPFELTVPSDISSAAFFIVLGLLTKNSKLIIRNVLLNETRTGVINILQQMGGKIEIENEREEKGERVGDIRVHSSKLKNVSIPKTIIPNIIDEIPILSIAGIFAEGNFRINNAQELRVKESDRIKSLCSNFRKAGLRVDEFEDGFELSGNVSNAETLYGSYGDHRIAMAFGVLSMLMTNGGSVHDFECVGISNPQFVAQIKNLCYNSNI; encoded by the coding sequence GTGATTCAAAAATTTGAAAACATTAATAGTATTAAAGGCGAATTATTTTTACGCGGAGATAAATCAATTTCTCACCGGGCAGTTATGTTTGCAGCGATGGCAGATGGGATTTCAGTAATTCGTAATTGTTCCGGTTCGGAAGATGTACGTTCTACAATCAATTGTTTTGAAAAACTCGGTTGTAAATCTGAAATCACCGGTGATCAAATAAAAGTAATTGGAAAAGGATTTAAGGGATTTACAAAACCAAATTCTGAGTTGTATGCGGGTAACTCCGGAACTACTGCCCGTTTAATTAGTGGAATATTATCGGCACAAAATTTCGAATCAGTAATTACGGGAGATGAATCGTTATCTCAACGACCGATGAAAAGAATTGTTGATCCGTTAAGGTTAATGGGTGCTGATATATCAGCGAATGAAAATGGAACTCTACCGATTATCATCAAGCGATCTTTAATAAAACCAATTAACCACCGGCTACAAATTGCTAGTGCTCAGGTTAAAAGCGCAATGATCTTATGTGCAATTCATCTTGATGAAGAATCTGTTTTTATTGAACAAACTCCGACTAGAAATCATACAGAGAAACTATTAGATCTTAAAACAAAAATTACAAATGAAGGGACAAAGATTTACGCCTCAAGAAATAATTATCCAAAACCTTTTGAGTTGACAGTTCCTTCCGATATATCAAGTGCGGCTTTTTTTATCGTTCTTGGTTTGCTCACAAAAAATTCCAAATTAATTATTAGGAACGTTTTATTGAACGAAACAAGAACCGGTGTAATTAATATACTTCAGCAAATGGGAGGAAAGATTGAAATTGAAAATGAGAGGGAAGAAAAAGGGGAGAGGGTCGGCGACATTCGTGTTCATTCAAGTAAATTAAAAAATGTTTCAATACCTAAAACAATTATTCCAAATATAATTGATGAGATACCAATTCTTTCGATTGCCGGAATCTTTGCAGAAGGAAATTTCAGAATTAATAATGCCCAAGAGCTTAGAGTAAAAGAGTCGGACCGGATTAAATCGCTCTGCAGCAACTTTAGAAAAGCAGGACTAAGAGTTGATGAATTTGAAGACGGTTTTGAACTAAGCGGTAATGTTTCTAATGCGGAAACACTTTATGGAAGTTACGGTGATCACCGTATTGCAATGGCTTTTGGTGTTCTAAGTATGTTGATGACAAATGGCGGAAGTGTTCATGATTTTGAATGTGTTGGGATTTCAAATCCGCAATTCGTTGCACAGATTAAGAATCTATGCTACAACTCTAATATTTGA
- a CDS encoding exonuclease domain-containing protein, with amino-acid sequence MEENKLTEIPFEEAEYSVFDFETTGTSAHHDKVIEIGIVKIKNGKIVDTFSSFINPGRPVPFYITQITGITTTDVQDAPYFDEVYLQIKEFIGDTILTAHNLNFDYSFLKHECLNQELEVPANNSICTLRLARRMYPQFPSKSLGNLVKQLKIRHRDVHRGLGDATATAKILLRMFKQLREEHDIDTVSDLISFQKHSSSTEPYRIIKKKLLDDVVNIPGEPGVYFFKNAKEEIIYIGKAKVLKERLRNYFMSTAMRKSKEIVRKASGLGYQTTNTELTALIVEAELIKKHLPKQNKMLKKYPRSYFIKILFTHNFPSVEVSSTINFDGNNYFGPYPNRDTANSLKEIIDKTFLLRECSDKEFNKKRRCYLADIERCYSPCTESDIKPQYAEELDRVNDFLCGNNQSAVDRLLNRMKELSAKQKYEEAGQIRDVVNSILNQLNKSSILAEPINKANVLIEILGSRKNDYMLLLDGKMYLKNYILNEKDRFDDILNEFFAGDIQLIKELTEKDLESLRIALSWLVRNRNRIKVHYLKEYQSVEQLGPNLIFNK; translated from the coding sequence ATGGAAGAAAATAAATTGACAGAAATCCCTTTCGAAGAAGCCGAGTACTCTGTTTTTGATTTTGAAACTACCGGAACTTCTGCTCACCACGATAAAGTTATCGAGATCGGGATCGTCAAAATTAAAAATGGAAAAATTGTAGATACATTTTCTTCATTCATCAATCCGGGAAGACCTGTTCCATTTTATATCACACAGATAACCGGCATAACAACAACCGATGTTCAAGATGCGCCTTATTTTGATGAAGTTTATCTGCAAATAAAAGAGTTCATCGGTGATACAATATTAACTGCTCACAACCTCAATTTTGATTATTCATTTCTCAAACATGAATGCTTAAATCAAGAACTTGAAGTTCCGGCAAATAATTCAATCTGCACACTTCGTCTTGCCAGAAGAATGTATCCGCAATTCCCGAGCAAATCGCTCGGCAATCTCGTTAAGCAATTAAAGATAAGACATAGAGATGTTCACCGCGGACTTGGCGATGCAACAGCAACAGCTAAAATCTTGTTAAGAATGTTTAAGCAGCTTCGCGAAGAACATGATATTGACACCGTTTCAGACTTAATAAGTTTTCAAAAACATTCTTCTTCCACTGAACCATATCGAATTATAAAGAAGAAACTTCTTGATGATGTTGTGAATATTCCCGGAGAGCCCGGTGTTTATTTCTTTAAAAATGCTAAGGAAGAAATAATTTATATCGGTAAAGCCAAGGTCCTGAAAGAAAGATTACGAAATTATTTTATGAGCACTGCAATGCGGAAATCCAAAGAGATCGTTCGCAAAGCTTCCGGATTGGGTTATCAAACTACCAATACTGAACTGACTGCACTTATAGTTGAAGCAGAGTTGATCAAAAAGCATCTGCCAAAACAGAACAAAATGCTTAAAAAATATCCGAGGAGTTATTTTATAAAAATTCTTTTTACTCATAATTTCCCTTCGGTTGAAGTCTCATCTACAATCAATTTTGACGGCAATAATTATTTCGGTCCGTATCCTAATCGCGATACCGCCAACTCGCTGAAAGAAATTATTGATAAAACTTTTCTGCTGCGTGAATGTTCCGACAAAGAATTTAATAAAAAGCGCAGATGCTATCTTGCAGATATTGAACGCTGTTATTCACCGTGTACTGAATCTGATATTAAACCGCAGTATGCTGAAGAACTTGATCGAGTTAATGATTTCTTATGCGGAAATAATCAATCGGCCGTTGATCGTTTACTAAATAGAATGAAAGAACTGAGCGCTAAACAAAAATATGAAGAAGCCGGACAGATCAGAGATGTAGTTAATTCAATTTTGAATCAACTTAACAAATCATCAATCCTTGCTGAGCCGATCAATAAAGCAAATGTATTGATAGAGATTCTTGGATCAAGAAAAAATGATTACATGCTTTTACTTGATGGGAAAATGTATCTCAAGAATTACATACTCAATGAGAAAGACCGGTTCGATGATATATTAAATGAGTTTTTCGCCGGTGATATTCAATTGATTAAAGAACTAACCGAAAAAGATTTGGAAAGCTTGCGGATAGCTTTAAGTTGGCTGGTAAGAAATCGAAATAGAATTAAAGTCCATTACTTGAAGGAATATCAATCTGTTGAACAGCTGGGGCCAAATTTAATATTTAACAAATAA
- a CDS encoding RNA methyltransferase: MRKFKTDERLQKIIETAVARQFSLRVVMENIHDPHNVSAIFRTCDAVGVPKINLLYTFESFPRISKTSSSSANKWIEVEKFNDTKNCYDELHKQGFKIYASMLNKNAKNIYDIDLTKKIAFVFGNEKRGVSSEAEKFSDETFYIPMRGMIQSLNVSVAAAVTLYEAQRQRVLKGMYKKSELSKEELDKLIDKWCEK; encoded by the coding sequence ATGAGAAAGTTTAAGACAGACGAACGATTACAAAAAATCATTGAAACAGCCGTAGCTAGACAATTCTCACTTCGTGTGGTCATGGAAAACATTCACGATCCTCACAATGTCAGCGCAATATTTAGAACTTGCGATGCAGTCGGCGTTCCGAAAATAAATTTACTTTACACGTTTGAATCATTTCCGCGAATCAGCAAAACTTCTTCTTCATCTGCCAATAAATGGATTGAAGTAGAAAAATTTAACGATACAAAAAATTGTTATGATGAACTCCATAAGCAAGGATTTAAGATTTATGCGAGTATGCTCAATAAAAACGCAAAAAATATTTATGATATCGATCTTACTAAAAAAATTGCGTTTGTTTTTGGGAATGAAAAGCGAGGCGTTTCATCTGAAGCTGAAAAATTCTCCGACGAAACTTTTTACATTCCGATGCGCGGTATGATACAAAGCTTAAATGTCTCGGTAGCTGCAGCGGTGACGTTATATGAAGCACAGCGGCAAAGAGTATTAAAAGGAATGTACAAAAAAAGTGAGTTGTCAAAAGAAGAACTTGATAAGTTAATTGATAAGTGGTGTGAGAAGTGA
- the folD gene encoding bifunctional methylenetetrahydrofolate dehydrogenase/methenyltetrahydrofolate cyclohydrolase FolD, with protein sequence MATIIDGKKIALEIRDELKEKVSWLKSLNIRVPGLVTIVVGDSPASQSYVTSKSKACNEIGMLSKIEKLPTETTEEHLLELIDHYNINDDYHGILVQLPLPKHINEDKVIERILPEKDVDGFHPISVGRLVIGKDTFYPCTPNGILELIKRYKIETSGEHVVVVGRSNIVGKPIANMMLQKKEGANAIVTVCHSASKDLKRFTKDADILIAAIGKPNFITADMVKEGVAVIDVGINRVEDSSSPKGYKIVGDVDFENVSKKASFITPVPGGVGPMTIAMLLQNTFLAYIKITKQKLT encoded by the coding sequence ATGGCAACGATTATTGACGGTAAAAAAATTGCGTTAGAAATTAGAGATGAGCTAAAAGAAAAAGTTTCTTGGCTCAAATCTCTAAACATCAGAGTCCCGGGTTTGGTTACGATTGTGGTAGGAGATAGTCCGGCATCACAGTCTTATGTTACTTCTAAAAGCAAAGCGTGTAACGAAATCGGAATGCTCTCTAAAATTGAAAAACTTCCTACTGAAACAACCGAAGAACATCTTCTTGAATTAATAGATCATTATAACATTAACGATGATTATCATGGAATACTTGTGCAGCTTCCTCTGCCAAAACATATTAATGAAGATAAAGTGATCGAAAGAATTTTACCCGAAAAAGATGTAGATGGTTTTCATCCTATCAGCGTTGGAAGACTTGTAATTGGGAAGGATACTTTTTATCCTTGCACGCCAAACGGAATACTAGAACTTATCAAGCGATATAAAATTGAAACAAGCGGCGAACATGTTGTTGTTGTTGGAAGAAGTAATATTGTAGGTAAACCGATTGCGAATATGATGCTGCAGAAAAAAGAAGGTGCAAATGCGATTGTTACAGTTTGTCATTCTGCATCAAAAGATCTAAAACGATTTACGAAAGATGCTGACATTTTAATCGCCGCAATTGGCAAACCTAATTTTATTACCGCTGATATGGTGAAAGAAGGAGTTGCAGTTATTGATGTCGGTATAAACCGTGTTGAGGATTCATCATCACCCAAAGGATACAAGATTGTTGGTGATGTTGATTTCGAAAATGTTTCTAAAAAAGCATCTTTTATTACGCCGGTACCAGGCGGAGTTGGACCAATGACTATTGCTATGTTGCTTCAAAATACTTTTCTTGCATACATTAAGATCACAAAACAAAAGTTAACATAA